Proteins from one Cellulosilyticum lentocellum DSM 5427 genomic window:
- a CDS encoding Dabb family protein has product MVKHIVMWQVAEHEVHGTKEEVMHKIKEQLEGLKGQIEGLLEIEVGLNFNASPAAYDVVLYSEFVDASALDYYQAHEKHLAVANQLVRQVATSRAVVDYTI; this is encoded by the coding sequence ATGGTCAAACATATTGTAATGTGGCAAGTAGCAGAACATGAAGTACATGGGACAAAAGAAGAAGTAATGCATAAGATTAAAGAACAGCTAGAGGGACTTAAGGGTCAGATAGAGGGACTTCTTGAAATAGAAGTAGGTCTTAATTTTAATGCTTCACCAGCAGCTTATGACGTAGTACTTTACTCAGAATTCGTAGATGCATCAGCTTTAGATTATTACCAAGCACATGAAAAGCACTTAGCGGTAGCAAATCAATTAGTAAGACAAGTGGCAACTAGTAGAGCAGTGGTTGATTATACAATTTAA
- a CDS encoding GNAT family N-acetyltransferase: protein MEIKMINENKKQFLDLLLLADESESMIDKYLERGELFALYDNELRSVCVVTRESCDICELKNIATYEKWHGMGYGSKLIQYIGAFYKDKYKTMIVGTGDVPSMMQFYGKNGFHLSHRIHNFFTDNYDHPMFENGVQLVDMVYLKKEL from the coding sequence GTGGAAATTAAAATGATAAATGAGAATAAAAAACAGTTTCTTGATTTACTGTTGCTTGCAGATGAGTCGGAATCCATGATAGACAAATATCTTGAGCGTGGAGAGTTGTTTGCCTTGTATGATAATGAACTCAGAAGTGTATGCGTTGTCACAAGAGAGAGCTGTGATATATGCGAGCTTAAAAATATAGCAACATACGAAAAGTGGCACGGTATGGGATATGGCAGTAAGCTGATTCAATATATTGGGGCATTTTACAAAGATAAATATAAAACTATGATTGTCGGAACGGGCGATGTTCCTTCTATGATGCAATTTTATGGAAAAAATGGTTTTCATCTTTCACACAGGATTCATAACTTTTTTACTGACAATTACGACCACCCAATGTTTGAAAATGGGGTACAGCTTGTGGATATGGTCTACTTAAAAAAAGAGTTATAA
- a CDS encoding YdeI/OmpD-associated family protein: MGQIMQFINREEFRKWLSVHCLSSDGIWLLFGKAGGPETITASDALEEALCFGWIDGQMQSIDDKTYKKYFSLRRDNSKWSEKNKALVKQLEQRGIMTDHGRRKIEEAKQNGQWNIAKPAAITEEQITLIAAMLKGFDPAYSNFMSMSPAVQKTYTRAYLDAKTDAGRAKRFSWMVERLNKNLKPM, encoded by the coding sequence ATGGGTCAAATCATGCAATTTATTAATCGGGAGGAATTTAGAAAATGGCTATCAGTACATTGCCTATCTAGTGACGGCATTTGGCTGCTATTTGGCAAGGCAGGTGGCCCGGAAACAATAACCGCTAGTGACGCGCTTGAGGAAGCACTTTGTTTTGGATGGATTGACGGGCAGATGCAAAGCATTGATGACAAGACATATAAAAAATATTTTTCTTTACGCAGAGATAATAGTAAGTGGTCAGAGAAGAATAAGGCATTAGTAAAGCAACTGGAGCAACGGGGAATCATGACCGACCATGGCAGGCGCAAAATTGAAGAAGCCAAGCAAAATGGACAGTGGAACATTGCAAAGCCAGCAGCTATTACGGAAGAACAGATTACGCTCATAGCCGCCATGTTAAAAGGCTTTGATCCTGCCTACTCCAATTTCATGTCGATGTCTCCAGCCGTTCAGAAAACTTATACACGGGCATATCTTGATGCAAAGACAGACGCAGGGCGTGCCAAACGCTTTTCCTGGATGGTAGAAAGGCTCAATAAAAATTTAAAGCCCATGTAG
- the secD gene encoding protein translocase subunit SecD has protein sequence MKVKAKKYTFFIIVAIIIGLLILAVFGAPHVKGAKEMRFGIDIRGGVEAIYEPVDLDRAATSDELNAARSVIETRLDNKNILDREVTIDKKNGRIIVRFPWKSDEAEFNPEKAISELGETARLTFRDSEGNILIEGKDVKSSRAVMDQQTNQYMVQLVFNAEGAKLFEEATAKLIGQQLFIFMDETYISGPMVNQKISGGEGVIEGTFTLDQAQDLAEKISSGALPFSMTATSHNTISPSLGSGALKVMVMAGITAFALICLFMLVFYRLPGFISCIALTLQLAVQILALSVPQFTLTLPGIAGIILSLGMGVDANVIINERIGEELRSGKSLPLALKSGYSRAFASVFDGNITTAIVAIILMALGSGTMLSFGYTLLVGIVLNFIAGIYTTHKLLLSLINFKAFRNIKLYHLPKERKTIPFYKKRWGLYSISIVLMVIGIASCFINGIALDTTFKGGAMLTYTYTGDLNVEDVSRLATSTLNRNVTGQITEDLGNKQQKIVLSLAGTDSLNAKDQVKLDEALDKAYAANKLELSESYMVEPYIGKETLIRSIMSLVIALALIVVYVWVRFKKIGGLSAGAMALVALGHDILVIFFTFVVLRIPLDTNFIAVALTIIGYSINDTVVIYDRIRENMALNSKNMEVLMDDSLTQTLTRSINTSVTTSISVLIMYIFAYVFGIESIKVFALPMMMGVLSGCFSSVCLAGPLWVSWKNSKKFNKGAHIKTA, from the coding sequence ATGAAAGTGAAGGCAAAAAAATATACGTTTTTTATTATTGTAGCCATTATTATAGGATTATTAATATTAGCTGTATTTGGAGCTCCTCATGTTAAAGGAGCTAAAGAAATGCGTTTTGGTATTGATATTAGAGGTGGTGTAGAAGCAATCTATGAACCTGTTGATTTAGACAGAGCAGCAACCTCAGATGAGCTTAATGCAGCTAGAAGTGTTATTGAAACAAGATTAGATAATAAGAACATACTAGATAGAGAAGTAACAATTGATAAGAAAAATGGTAGAATCATTGTAAGATTCCCATGGAAGTCTGATGAAGCAGAGTTTAACCCTGAAAAAGCTATATCTGAATTAGGTGAAACAGCTAGGCTAACCTTTAGAGATAGTGAAGGTAATATTCTTATCGAAGGTAAGGATGTAAAAAGTAGCCGTGCTGTAATGGATCAACAAACCAATCAGTATATGGTACAGTTAGTATTTAATGCAGAAGGCGCAAAGCTTTTTGAAGAAGCAACGGCAAAACTGATTGGTCAACAACTTTTTATTTTTATGGATGAAACTTATATTTCTGGACCTATGGTAAATCAGAAGATTTCAGGCGGGGAAGGCGTTATCGAGGGTACATTTACCCTAGATCAGGCACAAGACTTAGCAGAGAAAATTAGTTCAGGTGCACTACCATTCTCTATGACTGCTACAAGCCACAACACCATTAGCCCAAGTCTTGGAAGTGGGGCCCTAAAAGTAATGGTTATGGCAGGTATAACAGCGTTTGCACTTATTTGTTTATTTATGCTTGTCTTTTATAGATTACCAGGCTTTATAAGTTGTATTGCTTTAACGCTGCAGTTAGCGGTGCAGATTTTAGCTCTTTCTGTGCCACAATTTACTTTAACCTTACCAGGTATAGCAGGTATTATCTTATCCCTAGGTATGGGAGTAGATGCTAACGTTATCATTAATGAGCGTATTGGAGAGGAATTAAGGTCAGGAAAATCTTTACCATTAGCGCTTAAATCGGGTTATAGTAGAGCTTTTGCTTCTGTATTTGATGGTAATATTACAACAGCTATTGTAGCCATTATTCTAATGGCATTAGGTTCAGGAACAATGCTATCTTTTGGTTATACACTATTAGTCGGAATTGTACTTAACTTCATAGCTGGTATCTATACAACTCATAAGTTATTACTTTCTTTAATTAATTTCAAAGCGTTTAGAAATATCAAGCTTTACCATTTACCAAAGGAAAGAAAAACGATTCCTTTTTACAAGAAGAGATGGGGACTTTACAGTATTTCTATTGTATTAATGGTTATTGGTATTGCAAGTTGTTTCATTAATGGGATAGCATTAGATACAACCTTTAAAGGTGGAGCAATGCTTACTTATACTTATACAGGCGACTTAAATGTAGAAGATGTATCTAGACTTGCAACAAGTACCTTAAATAGAAATGTAACAGGACAGATCACAGAGGATTTAGGAAATAAACAACAAAAGATTGTTTTAAGCTTAGCTGGTACAGATAGCTTAAATGCAAAAGACCAAGTTAAATTAGATGAAGCTTTAGACAAAGCTTATGCAGCTAATAAATTAGAGCTATCAGAATCTTATATGGTAGAGCCCTATATCGGTAAAGAAACTCTTATTAGATCAATCATGTCTTTGGTGATAGCACTTGCATTAATTGTTGTTTATGTTTGGGTTCGTTTTAAGAAGATTGGTGGTTTATCAGCTGGAGCTATGGCACTTGTAGCTTTGGGACATGATATATTAGTCATTTTCTTTACATTCGTTGTTTTAAGAATTCCACTGGATACCAACTTCATAGCAGTAGCCCTCACTATTATCGGTTACTCCATTAATGATACTGTTGTTATTTATGACCGTATCCGTGAGAATATGGCACTTAATAGTAAGAATATGGAAGTACTAATGGATGACAGTTTAACACAAACCTTAACACGTTCTATTAATACCAGTGTAACAACAAGTATTAGTGTTTTGATTATGTACATTTTTGCTTATGTTTTTGGTATTGAATCTATTAAAGTTTTTGCACTTCCTATGATGATGGGTGTTTTAAGTGGTTGCTTCTCTTCAGTATGTTTAGCTGGTCCACTTTGGGTATCTTGGAAGAATAGCAAAAAGTTTAATAAAGGTGCACATATAAAAACGGCTTAA
- a CDS encoding insulinase family protein, with protein sequence MRRVRALILVAALIIGCLSPATLMAAVNDSKTLPQIGEVVSGFKALEKGKMEIVNGQTVLFEHVKSGAKLLYIKNADKNRAFDISFKTPANDNTGVNHVLEHVSTAGSQKYPFKDVFFNISNQTYCSYINAFTTNTMTSYPVASMSEAQLLKLADVYMDCVFNPFIYKEPNLFKREAWRYEKENERAPLNLTGIIYSEMQGSTDDIENAEVRNCLKALFPNGTMSNASGGTPEVIPTLTYEDVLKVHETYYHPSNALIVLYGDIDYRSFLKLLDENYLSQYDKKAITVDYKDEKPFTTVANKTYDFPAGENATTDESIISYAYAMTNISQTDRVGMSIIAEYLNQGSSIVQKAFKRANIGNTLEVYYEDSLPQPVLVFSVANTSPSKKEALGRIVDESMKTLVTKGFDETVLEMIIANTEFNNALVTEGSHLGVNIAVAVAQYWAAHGEYDYFSSYMSHIDYAKAHMTDGYLEQLVKKYIVGNKHAALVATVPKAGLLEQKRAQQKKQLAAKEASMTKEEVAKLISETASFNNWNAKEDSKEHIKELQAVSIKDLPIELKEYSIKDVTDNGVRYLSANADVGDTFLADLMFDTSGVAVEDLHYLQLYANLIGEISTTKHSIDELSTLKSMYLHNFRCTTDTWANAKTDFTYRPILDVSWLGLIGESSKSANLLEELLLETDFTQTDELLSYVKTAQSYYKDYFSGSPYNILYQYNTAAYLSDQNYSVYMKQTAYYHFLKEVESLLQKEPSKVTSKLQQIQDKIMNRTHLMSVFAGNESHTATFYKALNTFISRLPEKRINTQNYFNLPEVPTNLGIAMDTTVNYNMLSASFGNLSKDFSGKYLPLMNVISDNFLTAQLRYQNNVYSNIESVSWNGISLSTYMDPYIDKTLNTYKGIESFTQSYALTQESLDGYILKAFSEYTLPQGELSGAVNAVFNYMCGYSNNETVKLLEEIKSAQVSDLKELGQLINEVVEVGAWTSVGSKSNLEKNKKLYDQIISLQDKVAELNQSTNLTKKDFIDLLLGEDTYNKAVIQGLISGKSDEILTREEAAISIYKLLESQDLIELLKGSNVVIKDANTLSEKGLKAVEFLVGNNCMSLDEDNQFNGTSPLSEDDLLQIVLQIGHLLIVSDEVA encoded by the coding sequence GTGAGAAGAGTAAGGGCTCTCATATTAGTGGCTGCATTAATCATAGGATGTTTATCTCCTGCCACGTTAATGGCTGCAGTTAATGATTCAAAGACTTTACCACAAATAGGGGAAGTGGTATCAGGTTTTAAAGCTTTAGAAAAGGGGAAAATGGAAATTGTTAATGGACAAACAGTTTTATTTGAACATGTGAAATCAGGAGCTAAATTATTGTACATAAAAAACGCTGATAAAAATAGAGCTTTTGACATTAGTTTTAAAACACCAGCAAACGATAATACAGGTGTTAACCATGTACTAGAGCATGTAAGTACAGCAGGGTCCCAAAAGTATCCCTTCAAGGATGTATTCTTTAATATAAGCAATCAAACCTATTGTAGTTATATTAATGCTTTTACGACTAATACAATGACTAGCTATCCTGTAGCTTCTATGAGCGAAGCACAGCTTTTAAAATTAGCAGATGTGTATATGGATTGTGTGTTTAATCCATTCATTTATAAAGAACCTAATCTCTTTAAAAGAGAAGCGTGGAGATATGAGAAAGAAAATGAAAGGGCACCTCTTAATTTAACAGGAATTATTTATAGCGAAATGCAAGGCAGCACAGATGACATAGAGAATGCTGAAGTACGTAATTGCTTAAAAGCATTATTCCCAAACGGCACAATGAGTAATGCGTCTGGAGGTACGCCAGAAGTCATACCTACATTAACTTACGAAGACGTATTAAAAGTACATGAGACTTACTATCATCCTTCAAATGCTTTAATTGTACTTTATGGGGATATAGATTATCGTAGTTTCTTAAAATTATTAGATGAAAACTATCTCTCCCAATATGATAAAAAGGCCATTACAGTAGACTATAAAGATGAAAAGCCTTTTACAACAGTAGCTAATAAGACCTATGATTTTCCTGCAGGTGAAAATGCCACCACTGATGAGAGCATTATCAGTTATGCGTATGCAATGACGAATATATCCCAAACTGATAGAGTGGGAATGTCTATTATTGCCGAATACTTAAATCAAGGTAGTTCTATTGTACAGAAGGCCTTTAAAAGAGCTAATATAGGAAATACTTTAGAGGTTTATTATGAAGATAGTTTACCTCAGCCAGTATTAGTCTTTAGTGTAGCTAATACCTCTCCTAGTAAAAAAGAAGCTTTAGGACGTATCGTGGATGAAAGTATGAAAACTTTAGTTACTAAAGGCTTTGATGAGACAGTATTAGAAATGATTATTGCTAATACTGAATTTAATAATGCTTTAGTAACAGAAGGAAGTCACCTGGGTGTCAATATTGCAGTAGCAGTGGCACAGTATTGGGCGGCTCATGGAGAATATGACTATTTTAGCAGTTATATGAGTCATATAGATTATGCTAAGGCCCATATGACAGATGGTTATTTAGAACAACTTGTAAAGAAATATATTGTAGGAAATAAGCATGCAGCTTTAGTAGCCACAGTACCTAAAGCTGGTTTATTGGAGCAAAAGAGAGCTCAGCAAAAGAAACAGCTGGCAGCTAAGGAAGCAAGTATGACTAAAGAAGAAGTAGCAAAATTAATATCAGAAACGGCTAGTTTTAATAATTGGAATGCAAAGGAAGACTCTAAAGAACATATAAAAGAATTGCAAGCAGTAAGCATCAAAGATTTACCTATAGAACTTAAAGAATATAGTATTAAAGATGTTACGGATAATGGTGTGAGATATTTAAGTGCTAACGCAGATGTGGGAGATACTTTTCTAGCAGATTTAATGTTTGATACATCAGGAGTAGCTGTAGAAGATCTGCACTATTTACAGCTTTATGCAAATCTTATAGGGGAGATAAGTACTACTAAGCACTCCATTGATGAATTAAGCACACTAAAAAGTATGTATCTGCATAACTTCCGCTGCACTACAGATACATGGGCAAATGCCAAGACTGATTTTACTTATAGGCCTATTTTAGATGTATCGTGGTTAGGACTTATTGGTGAATCTAGTAAGTCTGCTAATTTATTAGAAGAATTACTCTTAGAAACAGATTTTACACAAACAGATGAGCTGCTAAGTTATGTAAAAACAGCTCAGTCTTATTACAAAGACTATTTTAGTGGATCACCTTATAATATCTTGTATCAGTATAATACTGCAGCTTACTTAAGTGACCAAAATTATAGTGTTTATATGAAGCAAACAGCTTATTATCATTTTTTAAAAGAAGTAGAGTCTCTTTTACAAAAAGAACCTTCCAAGGTAACATCAAAATTACAGCAAATACAAGATAAGATTATGAATAGGACACACTTAATGAGTGTTTTTGCAGGTAATGAGTCGCATACAGCCACCTTTTATAAAGCATTAAATACATTTATTAGCAGGCTACCTGAGAAAAGGATTAATACACAAAATTATTTTAATTTGCCAGAGGTGCCTACTAATTTAGGAATCGCCATGGATACAACGGTAAATTATAATATGCTTTCAGCATCATTTGGAAACTTAAGCAAGGACTTTAGTGGTAAGTATCTTCCACTTATGAACGTCATTTCAGATAATTTTTTAACAGCTCAGCTTAGGTATCAAAATAACGTTTATTCTAACATAGAAAGTGTAAGCTGGAATGGTATTAGCTTATCAACTTATATGGATCCCTATATTGATAAGACCTTAAATACTTATAAAGGCATAGAAAGCTTTACTCAAAGTTATGCTTTAACACAAGAAAGCTTAGATGGCTATATTTTAAAAGCTTTTAGTGAATATACCTTGCCACAAGGAGAATTAAGTGGAGCAGTTAATGCAGTCTTTAATTATATGTGTGGTTATAGTAATAACGAAACTGTAAAATTACTAGAAGAGATAAAATCAGCACAGGTAAGTGACCTAAAAGAACTAGGACAATTAATAAATGAAGTAGTAGAGGTAGGAGCTTGGACCAGTGTAGGGAGTAAAAGTAACTTAGAAAAGAATAAAAAGTTATATGACCAGATTATCTCGCTGCAGGATAAGGTAGCAGAACTTAATCAGTCTACTAACCTTACCAAAAAAGATTTTATTGATTTGCTTTTAGGTGAGGACACCTATAATAAAGCAGTTATACAAGGTCTTATTTCAGGAAAGTCAGATGAAATCCTTACTAGAGAAGAAGCAGCCATAAGTATTTATAAGCTATTAGAATCACAAGATTTAATAGAGTTACTTAAAGGGAGTAACGTAGTAATTAAGGATGCTAATACCTTATCTGAAAAAGGATTAAAAGCAGTAGAATTCTTAGTAGGAAATAACTGCATGAGTTTAGATGAAGACAATCAGTTCAATGGAACTTCGCCATTATCGGAAGATGACTTACTTCAAATAGTACTGCAGATAGGGCATTTACTAATAGTTTCGGATGAAGTAGCTTAA
- the tkt gene encoding transketolase, with amino-acid sequence MDAVSQKTINTIRVLAAEAIQKANSGHPGLPLGSAPMAYTLWADHMNHNPKNPKWENRDRFVLSAGHGSTLLYTLLHLFEYGLTMEDLKNFRQEGSLTPGHPEYGHTVGVETTTGPLGQGIATAVGMAMAEKHLAAHFNKEGFNLVDHYSYALVGDGCLMEGISYEAAALAGTLGLGKLIVLYDSNNITIEGDTQIAFRENVRARFEAQGFETFLVEDGNDTKAISEAIAKAKANTSKPSFIEVKTQIGYGCPNKQGKAAAHGEPLGADNIVEMRAFLEHHNEEFFVADDVKAHMAELVKAGAAKEVAWNELFAAYEKAYPELAKEWKAWHSDEEISLDIYNNYTDEAGKKATRVASFEVINHMADIVPNMIGGSADLAPSTKTYMNGKGDFSAEDYSGRNLHFGIREHAMGAIANGIAVHGGLKTFCSTFFVFSDYMKNPMRLAALMKLPVTYVLTHDSIGVGEDGPTHQPIEQLAMLRSTPNLVTFRPADAKETVAAWEYALNSKTEPVAIVLTRQDLPYLAKTGVEAKKGAYVVAGVEPKEADIILIATGSEVQLVVGAVKELEAQGIKATAVSMPSMDVFEKQPKAYKDAILPPNKTKRVAVEALSSFGWHRYTGLEGQVISMDHFGESAPAGLIFKKNGFTVEHVVEVAKEVLA; translated from the coding sequence ATGGACGCAGTATCACAAAAAACTATTAATACCATTAGGGTGCTTGCAGCAGAAGCCATTCAAAAGGCAAATTCAGGACATCCAGGGTTACCACTGGGTTCAGCACCTATGGCATATACATTATGGGCTGATCACATGAATCATAATCCTAAAAATCCAAAATGGGAAAACAGAGACCGTTTTGTACTTTCAGCAGGTCATGGATCAACATTACTTTATACTTTACTTCACTTATTTGAGTACGGACTTACTATGGAAGATCTTAAAAACTTCCGTCAAGAAGGGAGCCTTACACCAGGACATCCTGAATATGGTCACACAGTGGGTGTAGAAACAACAACAGGACCACTTGGACAAGGTATTGCTACAGCAGTTGGTATGGCTATGGCTGAAAAACATTTAGCAGCACACTTTAACAAAGAAGGTTTTAATCTTGTTGATCACTATTCCTATGCATTAGTTGGTGACGGTTGTTTAATGGAAGGTATTTCTTATGAAGCAGCAGCATTAGCTGGTACACTTGGACTGGGTAAATTAATCGTACTTTATGATTCAAATAACATCACTATCGAAGGTGATACACAAATTGCTTTTAGAGAAAATGTAAGAGCACGTTTTGAGGCGCAAGGCTTTGAAACTTTCCTTGTAGAAGATGGCAATGATACTAAAGCTATTTCAGAAGCTATTGCTAAAGCAAAAGCGAATACATCAAAACCAAGCTTTATAGAAGTTAAAACACAAATCGGTTATGGTTGTCCTAACAAACAAGGTAAAGCAGCAGCTCATGGTGAGCCATTAGGAGCAGATAACATTGTAGAAATGAGAGCTTTCTTAGAACACCACAATGAAGAGTTCTTCGTAGCAGATGATGTTAAAGCACATATGGCAGAGCTTGTAAAAGCTGGAGCAGCTAAAGAAGTAGCTTGGAACGAACTTTTTGCAGCTTATGAAAAAGCTTATCCAGAACTTGCAAAAGAGTGGAAAGCTTGGCATTCTGATGAAGAAATTAGCTTAGATATTTATAACAACTACACAGATGAAGCTGGTAAAAAAGCAACACGTGTAGCTTCCTTTGAAGTAATTAATCATATGGCAGACATTGTGCCAAATATGATTGGTGGTTCAGCTGACCTTGCACCATCAACGAAAACCTATATGAACGGAAAAGGAGATTTCAGCGCTGAGGATTACTCAGGAAGAAATCTTCACTTTGGTATTCGTGAACATGCAATGGGTGCTATTGCAAATGGTATTGCAGTACACGGCGGGCTTAAAACATTCTGCTCTACTTTCTTTGTATTTAGTGATTATATGAAGAATCCAATGAGACTTGCAGCACTTATGAAACTACCAGTAACTTATGTGCTCACTCATGACAGTATTGGTGTAGGTGAAGACGGACCAACTCACCAACCAATCGAACAGCTTGCAATGCTTCGTAGTACACCAAACCTTGTAACCTTTAGACCAGCAGATGCAAAAGAAACAGTAGCTGCATGGGAATATGCACTTAATAGCAAAACTGAGCCAGTAGCTATTGTGCTTACAAGACAAGACCTTCCTTACCTTGCAAAAACAGGTGTAGAAGCTAAAAAAGGTGCGTATGTAGTAGCAGGAGTAGAACCAAAAGAGGCAGATATCATCTTAATTGCAACAGGTTCAGAAGTACAACTTGTAGTAGGTGCAGTAAAAGAATTAGAAGCACAAGGTATTAAAGCTACTGCAGTAAGTATGCCATCAATGGATGTTTTCGAAAAACAACCAAAAGCATACAAAGATGCGATTTTACCTCCAAACAAAACGAAGAGAGTAGCAGTAGAAGCACTTTCTTCATTTGGATGGCATAGATATACTGGTCTTGAAGGACAAGTCATTTCAATGGATCACTTTGGAGAATCAGCACCTGCTGGTTTAATCTTTAAGAAAAATGGCTTTACAGTAGAACACGTAGTAGAAGTGGCTAAAGAAGTATTAGCGTAA
- a CDS encoding AP2/ERF family transcription factor, whose product MSYIYPTVERNKAQFKVYFLYQTHKIYLGAFPSLAIAENVLREAEAIMLLPPGPPNFPESHLNYKKVVCLCNLRDHHTYIKNPIYLFPTYFSYYLSKDMILLFDLKDLFFFSTYKIYKRGNYLYTQDHISQQNLLSRFDIQNHSVLGKDYYFKNNNCYDFRRENLVIINHYKGVSKKEKGAQTLYITSIYTTKNIILGHYASEIEAAIAYNKGIDLLRARGIEKNFVPNEIPFLTKSEYKQIYDKLSISLALLEPHNKHKRITSNKLYRGICKDKNSFKALIGYQKKQIYLGNYPTEKRAAQAYNYASFYLYGRQGYINPITPVVYDPDTPRIAQLLAKHITSKQPTT is encoded by the coding sequence ATGTCTTATATTTATCCCACGGTTGAACGCAATAAGGCGCAGTTTAAGGTTTATTTTTTATATCAGACTCATAAAATTTACCTTGGTGCCTTTCCTTCTTTAGCAATTGCAGAAAACGTTCTTAGAGAAGCAGAGGCAATCATGTTACTTCCTCCAGGACCTCCAAATTTTCCGGAGTCACACTTAAATTATAAAAAGGTTGTCTGCCTTTGTAATTTAAGAGATCATCATACTTACATTAAAAATCCAATTTACCTCTTTCCTACATACTTTAGTTATTATTTGTCTAAAGATATGATTTTACTCTTTGATTTAAAAGATTTATTTTTCTTTTCTACTTATAAAATTTATAAAAGAGGTAATTATCTTTACACCCAGGATCATATCTCTCAGCAAAATTTATTATCCAGGTTCGATATTCAAAATCATAGCGTTTTAGGTAAAGACTATTACTTTAAAAATAACAATTGTTATGATTTCCGTAGAGAAAACCTAGTCATCATTAACCATTATAAGGGGGTTTCAAAAAAGGAAAAAGGTGCTCAAACCCTTTATATTACTAGTATCTATACAACTAAGAATATCATACTCGGGCATTATGCTTCTGAGATAGAGGCCGCTATTGCTTATAATAAAGGAATTGACCTCCTCAGGGCTAGAGGCATAGAAAAAAACTTTGTGCCTAACGAAATTCCGTTTTTAACCAAAAGTGAGTATAAGCAAATCTATGATAAGCTTTCTATCTCGCTTGCATTATTAGAACCACATAATAAGCATAAACGTATTACCTCCAATAAGCTTTATAGAGGCATCTGCAAAGATAAAAATAGCTTTAAAGCACTTATTGGTTATCAGAAAAAACAAATATACCTCGGAAATTATCCTACTGAAAAAAGAGCTGCCCAAGCTTATAATTATGCCTCTTTTTATTTATACGGTAGGCAGGGGTATATCAATCCTATAACGCCTGTTGTTTATGACCCCGATACGCCTCGTATAGCGCAGTTGCTTGCTAAACATATCACTTCTAAACAACCTACAACCTAA
- a CDS encoding DUF4097 family beta strand repeat-containing protein — MRGRSVLGLAIGLIISGGVLCFGAYVAGADTSVTWNNVKIGVNGVTYVSRDYDSEEFNTITEKLENFDKLTLNIDTMDLEIKTGDTYQLEATYAKAGVFSYEVKKDELVIKQSAKHPSLFGFNTKIGKMTLYIPEGKSLEHMDIEMGIGEAHIDNVVTDAFELKGGVGEVVINNLVSQETDTKMGVGDVKIQGDLKGKTSIEGGVGSFYLELVGDEKEYNYTINKGIGETIINNRTYEGFGDTKENNDAPNQITIDSGIGEIKIKTN; from the coding sequence ATGAGAGGAAGAAGTGTACTAGGTTTAGCTATAGGACTGATTATTAGTGGCGGCGTTTTATGTTTTGGGGCATATGTAGCAGGTGCTGATACCTCTGTTACCTGGAATAATGTAAAGATTGGTGTAAATGGCGTAACCTATGTAAGTAGGGACTACGATAGCGAGGAGTTTAATACGATTACTGAAAAGCTAGAGAACTTTGATAAGCTTACTTTAAATATAGATACAATGGACTTAGAAATTAAAACAGGTGATACTTACCAGCTAGAGGCTACGTATGCTAAAGCAGGTGTATTCTCCTATGAAGTCAAAAAGGATGAATTAGTCATAAAGCAAAGTGCCAAACATCCTTCTTTATTTGGATTTAATACTAAAATAGGAAAGATGACTTTATATATACCTGAAGGCAAGTCATTAGAGCATATGGATATTGAGATGGGTATTGGAGAAGCACATATTGATAATGTGGTAACAGATGCGTTTGAGCTTAAAGGGGGAGTAGGAGAAGTCGTTATTAATAACCTTGTAAGCCAAGAGACAGATACAAAAATGGGTGTCGGGGATGTAAAAATACAGGGTGATTTAAAGGGAAAAACATCTATAGAAGGTGGCGTTGGTAGTTTTTATTTAGAATTAGTAGGGGATGAAAAAGAATATAATTATACTATTAATAAAGGAATAGGGGAAACCATTATTAATAATCGAACTTACGAAGGCTTTGGTGACACCAAAGAAAATAATGATGCACCAAATCAGATTACTATTGATAGCGGCATAGGAGAAATTAAAATTAAAACGAATTAG